caacaagttatccagttAAGCAAGAAATTGAGCTTCGTGGACAAGCGCCGTTTGGTCAAAATTGGGTGCAAATGGCGGGGCCAACTTTACTTTCACGTGACCGTGCAAAGAAacatatctcagaaactaaagaaTCACATGGGGGTACGCCATGTTCATCTAAACCTCCAGGATCAGGTTTTTTTTAGGGTAATCTGCCAGCCATTAGTATCTGTGAGTGGCTGAAGTAGCTGTGTTTGTTTTACAAAGGGACCAGAGCTCTGgaaaatacagctctggaaaaaattgacACCActgcaaaattttcagtttcactcattctTATTTTATGAGTATGTGTCTGTATAAAACATACATtcttttgcaaactccagcctggttcttcccttaattaatgaagggcttcttccttgctttatgggattTCAGTCTTGCTTCAAGGAGCCggttatgaactgtcctagcagtgcacttcacaccacttaatgtcaCCTGTACTTTTTGTCATCCTCTGATTAATGAGGCACTGCTGGATTAGTTAACggttaacagtcatctctggcgtTAGAGCTCCTTCTGCCCTCTATCTGGCTCCcactgtctcctgcttcaccttcttcttctgtcctgctgtcttggacactttgagcctggaagcagcgcCTCACAGTGCAGcctcctgccagcagaaccaggataaAAGCCGGATTTAAGAAATCagacttttaaaaaatacagtGTGGGCTCTTAATTTTTTCGGAGCTGTTATGTAAGAGGCCTGAGCTGTTTTTCTTCGTTTCATTTTCTAAATTTCTTATTTTACCTTTAGCCAATTTTCTTTATCTCTTACACTTTGACTGTGATAATTTGATATTTTTATAAAGTATCTTTTTGAGTAAACAGTTTTTGTCAGAATGAAGCTTATTCTATTGTCTAGATATTTCAAAAGGGTTGCAATTCTGGTGTGATTAGTGTCTTTGGATATTTACTGAACGCCTTTTTGTGTGTGCGCAAGTTTACGGGGGGGCGCTGATTTTGTCACTGCAGTATTGAAGACTAGCCTACATCCATGGCTGGTGTCAGCATTAGTGAGCCTATTTCAAGGAAAGTCTGAGTGTCATGTTATTCAAAAATTCTTGCTCACTCAGGGATGAAAGTGGTCTGACCGGGAGTCCGATGATCTTGGAGCAGACTTTCACACTGAGTATGACCTTGTTGACCCCAAAGCTGTTGAGCTTCCTTAGGAGATATTGCCactgctgacatctccttagAATGTCCTCGGTGTTGGAGGCAAACTGTAGGGTGCAGTCGAAGATAGTGCCCAGATATTTGTACTCCACACTGTGTTTAAGCGCTGGGCCAGAAAAAGATTTTGATTTTACTGTTCTAAATGCAGCCAAAGAGTGATTTGCAAAAAACTAAAACCGCAGATTAAAATTATGATAAACTTTGCTGATGCTGGAGGAGATTCTTGTGCTTACAAAGTATGTGCAGCACAGATGAACATGGTGCAAAATGGGCAGAATACAAAGATGGTACTCAGTGCAAATAAGTAAATGTGGGGCATGCAAATTAAAAAGTTCTCTGCGCAAACATAATACCCTGAAAAGCAGAATATTGGAACATCAAGgaagtaaatattttaaaagaaggaTAAATTACCAGTGGTATTCGTACAAGATAGGATGCTTCctgacatatatacacatatatgttACATGCATGTTTGATATGTGTTATTAATGTCGTCCAATAAGGACAACCACCCAGCCTCCAACGCCATTGGATAGAGGTTAACAAATGACTGACATTACCCAATCTCATGCTTATGCTGAGGGGAAGGGGAATGTCACCCTAGGGGATCAGCCACTGGCTTAGCTAGAGTCTTCTAATTAGGGAAGGATTTTGCTGCAGGGTTTGAGAGTTCCTATATATGTACCCTTCCCACAAGGTATACAGTGCACGTTCTTAAATCTGACAAACATCCAAATTCAAACAATACCAATAACTGGGAAAATAGCTGTTTACTGAGCATGATATTAGCCTTTTTTCAGATGCACAACAAAGGCTTAAATTGATTTGGCAAAGTAGCATATGGAGCCGTCATTATATGTGAACAATGGTAGTAGCAGAAAAACTGTGAACCTTGTATTGGGATATAGGCTCCGATTTAGTGAAGAGTAGGAATCCTATCTTACATATTCACTTGTCATAGTGCTGTCCTGCATCTCTAAATTAATCACATGCAAGGTATGCTGATCTTACAAGCTACCCTCTCTCTGTGGATGTTCTACAGGTATCTGGATGCCTACCTTTTGCCTTTCCTGATGTCTGCAGAGCAATACTTCATGGTGGGTCTACCTGTGACGTATTACGTGTTTACAGACTATCCAGAGAAGATTCCTAGTCTCAAGCTGGGCCAAGGGAGGACTCTTGAGGTCATTCAGGTCGCCAGGGAGAATCGCTGGCAGGATGTGTCCATGATGCGCATGAAGACCATCACTGATGCTATTGACGGTCACATCCACCACCAATGCGAATATGTCTTCTGCTTTGACGTGGACCAGATTTTTACTGGCCGGTTTGGCTCAGAAGCTCTTGGAGATTCAGTGGCTCTACTTCACTCATTCTACTACCACAGACCCAAGATGTTCTACACCTATGACCACAACCCCAAATCGGAGGCCTACATGGATAAAGGGGATTTCTATTACCATGCTGCCGTCTTCGGCGGCCGGTGGCAGAAAGTGAGAAACTTGACTGAGGCATGTTACCAGGGCATCATGAAGGACAAGGAGAACGAGGTGGAAGCCTTGTGGCACGACGAGAGCCACCTGAACAAGTATTTGTTTCTCCACAAACCAACCAAGGTGCTCTCCCCCGAGTACTGTTGGTCAATGTTCATCGGCCACCGCAACGACATACGTGTCCACCGCCTGCTTTGGGCCCAAAAACAATACAACGCACTCAGGAACTGAGCAGTGTGGCACCTGGAAGACTGGTGCAGATACCACATGACTCAAAGTCACTCAAGTTCAGAATGTGTAAATTCTTTGTTGTCTCTGCGATAATAATGTCCGTTTCCGCATGTTCTGAACATACACTGAATATCAGGTCTCAAATTATGCACTCCGTGCCACTTCATACCAAAGATGTTCCATGTTCCAGTGTGGATTATGTTAGTCTTTATTCATGCATAACCTAGATGAAGGTGGGGAGAACCTGAGTCATTTGCCCTTAGGGTTTAGCTCTCTGTGAAGGTCACAAAGAAAGCAGAACCATTCGTCGTGAACCAGAGGCCTTGGTGCCGAAAAGCTGATTTCAAATTCAAGTAAAATTAAAATTGCACTATAGTCCATCCAGAAACAGTACGACAAGGGTTTACTGTAAATTCATACATTTGTGGTTGACGCAGGGTCTCTCACACAGCTCTGCTTGCTGCTTTGGACGGGAGACGGAATGTTTGCTTTGGAATTTACTTTATTCCTAAACTGCTTTTATGTAGGTCTTTGCTGTCATGTACACATGAAAGTGTGATGGTAGCTGCATGTTCAACATTCATGTTGTACAAACGTTAAACATTGAGTGCCTTGAATATTTCACATTCATAGCTGTCCACAGTCCAaatgtatgtgtttgttttgtgtttttattaaagataattttttttgcattaagcTATGCCAGTACAGGCTGTCATTTGTAACATGTTTCAAACACGTTCTTTAGGGAAGGAATAATCAACACAGGATACAAAGTTACGTTAAGTTCTTGATGCTTTTAGTTTACCATCCACCCTCCAGATTAGGTCATTGTTGCAGAAGTAAAGAAGATTACTTCTActgtttattaattttaatatacTCTCCATGAATTATCACCAGTGAAGTACTGTTAATAGGATTTACCATAGTTCTGAGTGGGGAAAAAAGTGTACAGTTTTGAATTTCACTTGAATTTGAGTTACTAATAATGTCTGCATATACTGGCTacaaacacttaaaaaaaaaaaaaaagtaacaataagaGTCTCACTGTAGCCAACAGGTTGAAGGCTGAGGCCTGTTAAATGGGTGGTGCTACTGCCACCTGGTGGGAACTGAGGGGGTGACAATTTTTACCGTTGCCATCCACTCAGCGTGGTGAAACTGAGCAGGGGCCAGCAGGGTGTGGGTACCGGCAGAGAAGCTTCTCTAAGCCGCTACATGGGCTGTGACCACTACTGTTGCAACCTTTCATGCGAATAGAGAGACTACAACTCCCACAGAACATCAGGAGGGCAATAAGTGATGGCTTCCCTGCAGGTACCTCACCAAAGCCATCCCCCTTGCAGAACACATGACAGGTACGCTAATTATATTCCGGCTTAACATTTATCCTCCCAGTTTTATCTGAGGGTGACTGGAGGGACCCAGAACCTTCGGTACCAGACACAATTGGACTTAGGGGACCACCTTCAAGCAGACCACATGTGTGATGGTCTATAAATTTGAGCTGGTTTGACTGACGGCTGTCACAGCCTCCTGATGACCCCCTTCATTGCTGTCTTCTCAGCCACTGGTTGAAAGCCAGGCTGTTAGAGAAGCTTGGCTGTGTTGCGTATCAGTCAGGTGGCTGCTTTGGATGTGGCACAATGAAATGGAGTATAAACTAATATAACGGTATAAATTGCTGATGTGCGAATTTTCGTTTTACAGGGTGGTTTGGGCAACcttattaatattcatgagagaagTGCTACCTTATTGGCCAGTGAATGTCTTAGAGTTCACCAGCCAATTAGGTAGCTTCTCTCATGAATTTTAATAAGTTTTTTCAAaccacaattaaataaaaacatgtagCACTTGTCAATAGGAGTATGTTCACAGGCCAATCAGGTAACATATCTCACGAATGTAAATCAGTTTTCCCAAACCACCCTGTAGAATGAAAATTCTCATCCTCTGCTGGTACAAGAATGCATCCATATGCAAAACCCCAACTGAAAATGTTGGCTGTTATGTCAGTATGCGGGGCAAAGGGTCAAAATGCTGTGCAATACAACACAAAGCGGAACACCTGGCCACCATAAATCGAAAACAATTGACTTTTGCGACTAATAACCTTTCTACAGTAGCAGACAGTGCTGTTACACTTGTGGAGCCTGAGTCTCCTATACTCAAAACTGGTAGAATTTATGTATAATTTTGTCATTATGGTTTTCAGTGGCCTACATCTGGTCTACATCAATGGTCTATATCAGGTCTATATCAGTGGTCTACATCAGGTTTACGTCAGGTTCGATCTATCAAATTTAGAAAAATGGTACCAGCCACCTCATGGAGATATCAGGAGGGTCATTGGGTATATATTGAATATCCCCGTATCCCAGTATGACAATTTGTAATTATTGTCTCACAATATAAATTTCTTGTTGTTCTCTGATAGAGGATATTGACCCAATCCCATGGTGAGGTCATGTGTCTATACTGAAAATACAAAATTTCTCATACTGAAAAAATGCATATTCTTTTCCCTGCTGCCTGTAAAGGCGCTATACAAGATCTATCTGCAGAAGCCAATAAAAGTGTAAGATGGACCATGTGAAAGCCAAATTAAGACCCAAATAGAAATCATTAGAGCATCAGCTAAAAGTGAGTGGATACTGTAAGTGGCAAATTAGTTAGCCTAGATTTGTTCGGTTTCTCAGTTTATAGAACAGACCTGAACTTCCAGTTAACAAACCTAGCTTAGTTGCCATATTTTTGTTTATGATGCTTACTTATGCATTTATATGCAGAAGGATTTGAACACGGGACCCTGTTCTGTAAACTACTTACTACTACTGCTTTCACCTGTAAAAAGGTGTTTGCAACAATCATTTATGTTTTAGATCAAACAGCTGGAATAAAAGGCGACTTACAGTCCAAATGATTCCTTAAGctttgaaaaatatatattttttaaagtgatCATctccctgcaatgggttggggTCCCGTCTtggattattccctgccttgtgtctgtagcttccgggataggctctagaCCCCTACGGCTCTGTTTAAGACAAGCGGTTatggaaaattgatggatggatggatggatggatggttaggTTGTTGAAGAATGAAACGTATGGAAAGAGCAGAGCTCTTGTAATacactaggtggcagcagagtAACTCATACTAGGAGAACAATGACCATTTTGATACCTTAGAATTCTTTAAAGTGTcactatattattattttgataacatAAAAATCTGGCTCAAGTTttattatatccatccatccatccatccatccatccatccacccaccatGCCATTGATCCAGTACAGGGAAATTTCTTTATACTCAACAGTATAATAAAGATTAGCTATAAATACAAAATGTGCCTGTTTTAAATATGTACCCATAACCAGATGAAAAAAAATTGCAACCCACTTTTATCTCAGTCTGCCATGGGTGGtctgggttttgtttttttggtgcaAGAGGAAGCAGAGCTGGTCTCCTGTGAGAGGCAATTTAGTCGTGGCCTAAACATGAATAAATCCGGACAATTACGTGCGGACATCAACAAGAACTCAGTTAACTGATCTTTCACGCTGTTAAACTAACTAATGGtcactgtaaaatatttcaccagGTTAACAATATATATTAAGTCACTAAATAATCTAAATTCCAAACTGGTAGCAGATGTGCACCTATTAAGGGAAAATATCTACGAGGTAGAGAAAATGGTTACAGAACGGGAAAGTATATTTGTGTAATACAAGTATATTATATTCATGGGAAATTTTATGTGTCAGGATAATATTTAAGAAAGAGAAGATTATAGTACTGCTGGAAGCTGATGCTAGAGttgaaaatgtatacaatgcaTATTTGCTTTGATCTCAAGTAACAGCCAAAGACTGGAAATATAGACCATGGTAACCGAAATGTTCCACATTGCAGGAGAAACTGTGAGCCATTCGGTGTTTACAGTATGCTTTCTTTTTCATGtggtttgttctttttttgtccTTGGGTGGGTCTGCTTGCCAGGGAACTGGAGGCTGCAACTCCAGACTCAAAGAGGGGAGTGAAGCAGAGAGGAAACTCACCCAGAAGGAAATGGGTGTTGAACAGTTTTTTGCTAAAACACCAGGCACGTTCCCCCACTGGCTCTGGAGAGCAGAGAGGAAGAGGCGGCTGATCAGCTGAGAAGGAGGGAGTCCAGGAGCCCAGGCTGTGCCGTGAAATTCGCCTTCTCTTTGTCCTGGGACGTCAGCTTATCGGTTAAGGGTGAGTTGTCACATTAGATGTCACGTAACGTAGTTGGGGTGGGCTTTGTAACAAAGCGGTTTCCCTGGAGATCACCCTAAAGTTGTTTTCTCTGCAGGCCTTAGCTATAACCAGGGAGAAAATCTCTCAGAGTGACTATTTCTCAGTTAAACTAACATCAGCTTTCTTGTTGAGTTTGTTGGTGGCCTAGGTACTGAAAATACCTTATCTTCTAAAATGGACaatatctataaaaaaaaacttattttccACTGACCTTAatatacacactggccctttgagGATAAGACTGCCCAATGTGCCCATCCATGTTTTAAAACTTTCTACTGCAAGGGTTTAGAGTTCTTTCAGTTTCACTTCCATGAAAGCAGCTGCTAAATTTATAAGAGTGTATTACAATAAAGGGATAGGAATTGGTTAAATGGTGGAAATGTAACCGATTGATATAAATA
This genomic interval from Paramormyrops kingsleyae isolate MSU_618 chromosome 8, PKINGS_0.4, whole genome shotgun sequence contains the following:
- the LOC111857101 gene encoding alpha-1,3-galactosyltransferase 2-like isoform X2: MTTYGPNSIRFLEGLIPMDVCPLPYGRKLWDGTDGFLDLWARTDVQTCTYWGAPIIWEGMFDPSVFDQLHKEKSTRVALTVFAVGRYLDAYLLPFLMSAEQYFMVGLPVTYYVFTDYPEKIPSLKLGQGRTLEVIQVARENRWQDVSMMRMKTITDAIDGHIHHQCEYVFCFDVDQIFTGRFGSEALGDSVALLHSFYYHRPKMFYTYDHNPKSEAYMDKGDFYYHAAVFGGRWQKVRNLTEACYQGIMKDKENEVEALWHDESHLNKYLFLHKPTKVLSPEYCWSMFIGHRNDIRVHRLLWAQKQYNALRN
- the LOC111857101 gene encoding alpha-1,3-galactosyltransferase 2-like isoform X1; this translates as MRPLHRTKGFVILIFCTVLGLLMTTYGPNSIRFLEGLIPMDVCPLPYGRKLWDGTDGFLDLWARTDVQTCTYWGAPIIWEGMFDPSVFDQLHKEKSTRVALTVFAVGRYLDAYLLPFLMSAEQYFMVGLPVTYYVFTDYPEKIPSLKLGQGRTLEVIQVARENRWQDVSMMRMKTITDAIDGHIHHQCEYVFCFDVDQIFTGRFGSEALGDSVALLHSFYYHRPKMFYTYDHNPKSEAYMDKGDFYYHAAVFGGRWQKVRNLTEACYQGIMKDKENEVEALWHDESHLNKYLFLHKPTKVLSPEYCWSMFIGHRNDIRVHRLLWAQKQYNALRN